In Shewanella sp. VB17, a single genomic region encodes these proteins:
- a CDS encoding potassium channel family protein: MTIKINQQNNFFFTTAALIALLISASLVQVVPEGILEFIIEGFTVVTFIVCILSLRFDKTWYRFMVGLIFCWLAATLVRNIFNIVILDYLTLVLMLGFFWGTFRSIARQILFVGKVDTNKVIGSIALFLLMGLMWSIIYILIVSVSPESFSGIDARPWRENLSQLAYFSFVTLTTLGYGDISPQTPFAQVAVYMEAIAGVFYMAIVVASLVSVGLAQTQNDQRTLNG; this comes from the coding sequence ATGACGATCAAGATTAACCAACAAAATAATTTCTTCTTTACTACGGCAGCGTTAATAGCATTACTGATTAGTGCATCTTTGGTACAGGTGGTCCCTGAAGGTATTTTAGAATTTATTATTGAAGGCTTCACTGTGGTTACATTTATCGTATGTATCCTTAGCTTACGATTTGATAAAACTTGGTATCGCTTTATGGTTGGGTTGATTTTTTGTTGGTTAGCCGCAACTTTGGTGCGCAATATTTTTAATATTGTCATTCTTGATTATTTAACCTTAGTACTAATGCTTGGTTTTTTTTGGGGGACATTCCGCTCTATTGCACGGCAGATTTTATTTGTTGGTAAGGTGGACACTAACAAGGTAATTGGTTCTATCGCTTTGTTTTTATTGATGGGGTTAATGTGGTCTATTATTTATATTTTAATTGTCTCGGTATCACCAGAGTCATTTTCTGGTATCGATGCTCGGCCTTGGAGGGAGAATTTGTCGCAACTAGCTTATTTTAGTTTCGTCACGTTAACGACTTTAGGCTATGGAGACATTAGCCCTCAAACCCCATTTGCTCAAGTTGCGGTTTATATGGAGGCGATTGCTGGTGTGTTTTACATGGCAATTGTTGTGGCAAGTTTAGTGAGCGTTGGTTTAGCTCAAACACAAAATGATCAAAGGACCTTAAATGGATAA
- a CDS encoding cold-shock protein: MSNSTTGTVKWFNEEKGFGFISQENGGPDVFVHFRAITSDGFKTLAEGQKVSFEVEQGQKGLQAANVVPM, encoded by the coding sequence ATGTCTAATTCAACTACTGGCACTGTAAAATGGTTTAACGAAGAGAAAGGTTTCGGTTTTATTTCTCAAGAAAATGGCGGTCCTGACGTATTTGTTCACTTCCGTGCTATTACTTCAGACGGTTTCAAGACTCTTGCAGAAGGTCAAAAAGTATCTTTTGAAGTTGAGCAAGGTCAAAAAGGCCTTCAAGCTGCTAATGTAGTACCTATGTAA
- a CDS encoding GyrI-like domain-containing protein, producing MVNSTKLSDYDKSMERVCDYIYANLDEELTVKHLSQFTGFSQFHFHRQFSTYMDISIGKYIQLLRLKRASYRLCFDHGAKIIDIAFDAKFDYPESFSRAFKKAFEQSPTEFRRQPNWLIWNDKYQFRSNRMGQGLGREQQVDVVNFTETKIAVYEHKGAPELVNESVARFIVWRKKTGLSPVAKSRTFGIIYDDPKSVSVEEYRFDICGSVIDSVPKNEYGVINKTIEGGRCAVLRHRGTHDNLESKVHYLYGQWLPKSGEVLRGSPVFFHYQNFFPEVAEHDLVTDIYLPLT from the coding sequence ATGGTAAATAGTACAAAATTAAGTGATTACGATAAAAGTATGGAGCGGGTTTGCGATTATATCTATGCCAATTTAGATGAAGAACTAACAGTTAAACACCTGAGTCAGTTTACCGGTTTTTCTCAGTTCCACTTTCATCGTCAATTTTCAACTTATATGGACATTAGCATTGGAAAATATATTCAACTTTTACGCCTAAAAAGAGCATCTTACCGTCTTTGCTTTGACCATGGTGCCAAGATTATTGATATTGCTTTCGATGCGAAGTTTGATTATCCAGAATCTTTTTCTCGGGCATTTAAGAAAGCCTTCGAACAATCTCCTACTGAATTTCGCCGTCAACCTAATTGGTTGATATGGAATGATAAATATCAATTTAGGAGTAATAGAATGGGTCAGGGTCTGGGGCGAGAACAGCAGGTTGATGTGGTTAACTTTACAGAGACTAAAATAGCGGTTTATGAACATAAAGGGGCGCCAGAGTTAGTGAATGAGTCGGTCGCTAGATTTATTGTTTGGCGTAAAAAAACGGGATTATCGCCAGTGGCAAAAAGCCGGACATTTGGGATAATTTATGATGATCCTAAGTCTGTATCTGTAGAGGAGTACAGATTTGATATTTGTGGTTCCGTTATCGATAGCGTGCCGAAAAATGAATATGGTGTGATAAATAAAACCATTGAGGGAGGACGTTGCGCAGTACTTCGCCATCGAGGGACTCATGATAACTTAGAGAGCAAGGTGCATTATCTTTATGGGCAATGGTTGCCAAAAAGTGGTGAAGTGTTAAGAGGTTCGCCCGTTTTCTTCCACTATCAAAACTTCTTTCCTGAAGTTGCAGAGCATGACCTTGTTACTGATATTTATTTGCCACTTACATGA
- a CDS encoding BCCT family transporter, whose product MKKTSTRVSNLSSQFSLAFPKTRLDIQAYFSKKMIGFISCLSLAAIFLLFPETAVTLAASVTDYVVKEYGLAFIIFPSLLVILSLIIVVTPFGKVRLGKKDEKPEFGFISWTAMLFTAGMGSGLIFWGVAEPIVHFAHPPFFVANSPLSSNVENAKDTALALTYFHWGMHAWGVYAISGLVMAWFAFNRSRSMTISASFTDKIKGSKFEVFDFLAVIAVIFGVAGTLANTIALVQSCLQAIVPWDIAGLMFRLGLLMIIALVFTVSSTLGLERGIKQMSLFNLLLVVAMLTAIVAIVDPFKVVRTALTSTASYLRLLPSISFSIDPQSRNWSEGWSIIYFVWWIAWAPFVGPFIARISRGRSVRQYLLCTLLIPTVMTIIWFSAFGGSVLEMNILNDVIAATDSDVTYGLFSFLASLPYGNILSYGAIVLLVTFVITSADSAIYVSGMLTGSPRLGAKLMWSLALVSITTALILKNDIDLNKQIAILGAVPFTLILMAQSCILIKEVIMYKGDKSY is encoded by the coding sequence ATGAAGAAAACATCAACACGTGTCAGTAATTTATCAAGTCAGTTCAGTCTCGCTTTCCCTAAAACTCGCTTGGACATCCAAGCCTACTTCAGTAAGAAGATGATCGGTTTTATTTCTTGTCTTTCGCTTGCGGCTATATTTTTACTGTTTCCTGAAACGGCTGTTACGTTAGCGGCAAGTGTTACAGACTATGTCGTTAAGGAGTATGGTCTGGCATTTATTATTTTTCCTTCTTTGTTGGTTATTTTGTCATTGATTATTGTCGTGACACCATTTGGTAAGGTGAGATTAGGCAAGAAAGATGAAAAACCAGAATTTGGTTTTATCAGTTGGACGGCGATGTTATTTACCGCCGGTATGGGATCAGGGCTTATTTTTTGGGGGGTTGCAGAGCCAATTGTTCATTTTGCTCATCCGCCTTTTTTTGTTGCAAATTCTCCTTTGTCTTCTAACGTCGAAAATGCAAAAGATACTGCCTTAGCTCTGACCTATTTTCATTGGGGTATGCATGCTTGGGGAGTCTATGCTATCTCAGGTTTAGTGATGGCTTGGTTTGCTTTTAATCGCTCTAGAAGCATGACTATTTCCGCCAGTTTTACTGATAAAATAAAGGGGAGTAAGTTTGAGGTTTTTGATTTTTTAGCTGTGATTGCGGTTATTTTTGGTGTAGCAGGAACGTTAGCCAATACCATAGCGTTAGTACAAAGTTGTTTACAAGCAATCGTGCCTTGGGATATTGCTGGTTTGATGTTTCGCTTAGGATTACTGATGATTATAGCATTGGTTTTTACTGTGTCTTCGACATTAGGCTTAGAGAGAGGCATTAAACAGATGAGCCTGTTTAACTTGCTGTTAGTGGTTGCTATGTTGACTGCTATTGTCGCTATCGTTGATCCTTTTAAGGTGGTTAGAACTGCGCTTACTTCCACGGCTAGTTATTTAAGACTGTTGCCTTCTATTTCATTTTCCATCGATCCACAGTCGCGTAATTGGAGTGAGGGATGGAGTATTATCTACTTTGTCTGGTGGATAGCTTGGGCTCCGTTTGTTGGTCCATTTATCGCTAGGATCAGTCGTGGCCGAAGTGTGCGTCAATATTTACTCTGCACCTTATTAATCCCAACAGTTATGACTATTATTTGGTTTAGTGCTTTTGGTGGCAGTGTACTTGAAATGAATATTTTAAATGATGTGATCGCCGCAACCGATAGTGATGTGACTTATGGACTGTTTTCATTTTTAGCATCTTTGCCCTACGGGAATATATTAAGTTACGGTGCAATTGTGTTGTTGGTGACCTTTGTGATCACTAGTGCGGACTCTGCAATATATGTCAGTGGTATGTTGACTGGAAGCCCTAGATTAGGGGCTAAGTTGATGTGGAGCTTAGCTTTAGTGTCTATTACCACAGCGTTAATTTTGAAAAATGACATTGATTTAAATAAGCAAATTGCCATATTAGGCGCTGTGCCATTCACCTTGATTTTAATGGCGCAAAGCTGTATTTTGATCAAAGAGGTCATTATGTATAAAGGTGATAAGTCTTATTAG
- a CDS encoding cytoplasmic protein encodes MTAISHVYNYTVRCPHIKDPSHPTTWQNHIEFNQSCEIGLNRLTKWHDRSGHRIFEIDGFVVREANTESAYFAMQTSRLKADGHAIVTFKIYMDDDTKDTSVEEIMQYLIEDYGNKITNL; translated from the coding sequence ATGACAGCAATTTCTCATGTATACAACTATACAGTTCGATGCCCACACATCAAAGATCCTTCACACCCTACAACATGGCAAAACCATATTGAGTTTAACCAATCATGTGAAATAGGCTTAAACAGGTTAACTAAATGGCATGACCGTTCTGGTCATCGTATCTTTGAAATTGATGGCTTTGTAGTACGAGAAGCAAATACTGAAAGCGCCTATTTTGCTATGCAAACCAGTCGACTTAAGGCTGACGGACATGCCATTGTCACTTTTAAAATTTATATGGATGATGATACTAAAGACACATCGGTCGAAGAGATCATGCAATACCTGATTGAAGACTATGGTAACAAAATCACCAATCTTTAA
- a CDS encoding ABC transporter substrate-binding protein: MKRYTNLYLSIRAHKIALSGIFQLPFMINWNMPIKVMTMLYLAIIHLTFITNINAEELSQLEYLTESYPPNNYIKEGKLEGISVDLLLASMASLNEPLDISQIQLLPWSRGYMMVNSRKNRVLFSMTRTPAREKLFSWVGPITTTRVVLFSRQQDKIVIDDIDSLNKYTIGVIRGDVGESLLISSGVNDKQLIRVNNVTSLFKMLNLGRIDLFSYEENAGRWFIKETKLNTEDFKVVHTLQESDLYFAVSLGTQQKLIDKLQLAVENVKKNTLENGKTQYEMIMEKYK; encoded by the coding sequence ATGAAGAGATATACTAACCTTTACCTGAGTATTCGAGCTCATAAAATTGCGTTGTCAGGCATATTCCAGTTACCCTTTATGATTAACTGGAATATGCCAATTAAAGTAATGACAATGCTATATCTAGCTATCATACACCTTACTTTCATTACCAATATTAACGCTGAGGAACTGTCTCAACTTGAATACTTAACAGAGTCATACCCTCCAAACAATTACATCAAAGAAGGCAAACTAGAAGGTATTTCAGTCGATTTACTTCTTGCCTCTATGGCTTCACTCAATGAGCCTTTAGATATCAGCCAGATTCAATTACTTCCTTGGTCTAGGGGATATATGATGGTGAATTCACGTAAAAATAGAGTATTATTCTCCATGACTCGCACACCAGCAAGAGAAAAACTTTTCTCTTGGGTAGGACCAATTACCACCACTCGTGTGGTGTTATTTTCTCGTCAGCAAGATAAGATAGTAATAGATGATATTGACTCATTAAATAAATATACTATCGGTGTGATTCGTGGTGATGTAGGTGAGTCATTACTCATATCCTCCGGTGTTAATGATAAGCAACTTATACGAGTCAATAATGTAACTTCATTGTTTAAAATGCTAAATCTAGGTCGTATCGACTTATTTTCCTATGAAGAAAATGCTGGCCGCTGGTTCATCAAAGAAACAAAATTGAATACAGAAGACTTTAAGGTCGTCCACACTTTACAAGAAAGTGATCTGTACTTTGCTGTTAGCTTAGGCACTCAACAAAAGTTAATTGATAAGTTACAATTAGCTGTCGAAAACGTTAAAAAAAATACATTAGAAAATGGTAAGACACAATATGAAATGATCATGGAAAAATATAAATAA
- a CDS encoding TolC family protein — MVGTFIQRCVIVIFAVVLVGCTMVGPDFEGVEPVALPSEWHQRQSIDAGYDLKNWWQQFNDPILNALVIAATEQNLDIESAGLRILQARMVLGISEGSQYPQVQQLSGSFAKGYQNEKGYRSGSLSFDAGWEIDIWGKYARGIESSEAGLYASIASYHDISVTITSEVARNYINYRTFQERVLLSERNIEIQKRVVDITQVQFDSGNVTELDVQQAKSQLYSTQAVLPSLKIGMIQAHNALSVLLGLLPDAVTSMLNPPELTAKIVTYKKQYVHYGTKRPMDKSQSSSLVPRSPEVAISIDANLVLRRPDLQVAELAAHVQSAKIGIAESALYPNFSLFGSIGSSSAVPNGSSFRFSDSLMLAAGPSFSWNLFQYGRIKNNVRLEDARLQETLVQYNKKLLQAISEVSSALSGYGLLKEQQGLRLSSVNSAVRAFNISMAQYENGQIGFERLLNSVEKMTRSEDSYAQIKGNVANQVVALYKSLGGGWQANSGKAFINNANIEQMKQRSDWESVLDKPLLLPSSSSKSVSTWEGN, encoded by the coding sequence ATGGTAGGGACATTTATTCAACGATGTGTGATAGTCATTTTCGCGGTTGTGTTAGTTGGCTGCACCATGGTTGGACCTGATTTTGAGGGCGTTGAGCCTGTAGCATTACCCAGTGAATGGCACCAACGTCAGTCGATAGATGCAGGCTATGATCTTAAAAACTGGTGGCAACAATTTAATGATCCGATCTTAAATGCTTTGGTTATTGCAGCCACTGAGCAAAATTTGGATATTGAGTCTGCAGGTCTGCGTATTTTGCAGGCCCGCATGGTGCTGGGGATTAGTGAAGGATCGCAATATCCACAGGTACAGCAATTATCAGGCAGTTTTGCCAAAGGTTATCAAAATGAAAAGGGATATCGTAGTGGCTCGCTCTCTTTTGATGCTGGATGGGAGATTGACATCTGGGGGAAGTATGCTCGTGGTATAGAATCCTCTGAAGCTGGGCTGTATGCCAGTATTGCATCTTACCATGATATTTCAGTGACCATTACTTCTGAGGTTGCTCGTAACTACATTAATTATCGAACGTTTCAGGAGCGAGTCTTGTTATCTGAACGTAATATAGAGATCCAGAAACGGGTTGTCGATATTACTCAAGTGCAGTTCGATTCGGGGAATGTGACTGAGCTTGATGTACAGCAAGCCAAAAGTCAGCTCTACAGTACTCAAGCCGTATTACCCAGTTTGAAAATAGGTATGATTCAGGCTCATAATGCTTTATCGGTATTGCTTGGACTGTTACCTGATGCAGTAACATCTATGCTTAACCCACCTGAACTTACTGCTAAAATAGTGACATATAAAAAGCAATATGTGCACTATGGCACTAAGCGACCGATGGATAAGAGTCAATCAAGTAGCTTAGTGCCACGCTCACCAGAGGTAGCCATTAGCATAGATGCAAATCTTGTGTTGAGGCGCCCGGATCTACAGGTTGCTGAACTCGCAGCACATGTTCAAAGTGCCAAAATAGGTATTGCCGAATCGGCTCTGTACCCTAATTTTTCCTTGTTTGGGTCGATTGGGAGCAGCAGTGCAGTGCCTAATGGCAGTAGTTTTCGGTTTAGTGATTCTTTGATGTTAGCGGCTGGGCCGAGTTTCTCATGGAATTTATTTCAATATGGACGGATTAAAAATAATGTTCGCCTCGAAGATGCGCGTTTGCAAGAAACATTGGTTCAGTATAATAAAAAGCTGCTGCAAGCGATCTCTGAGGTGAGCAGTGCGTTAAGTGGTTATGGGCTACTTAAGGAGCAACAAGGATTACGACTTAGTTCGGTCAATAGCGCTGTTCGAGCCTTTAATATTTCTATGGCGCAATATGAAAATGGTCAAATAGGTTTTGAACGCCTGCTTAATTCAGTAGAAAAGATGACCCGAAGTGAAGACAGTTATGCTCAAATTAAAGGTAATGTGGCTAATCAGGTCGTTGCTTTATATAAATCATTAGGTGGTGGTTGGCAGGCTAATTCAGGTAAGGCTTTTATAAATAATGCCAATATTGAGCAGATGAAGCAACGTAGTGACTGGGAAAGCGTACTTGATAAGCCATTGTTATTACCATCGTCATCAAGTAAATCAGTTTCAACTTGGGAGGGAAATTAA
- a CDS encoding AI-2E family transporter — protein MDNQSQHTQSTQFVSNMMESAIKIGLLIFLISWTYDIIKPFVIPMLWGGIIAVALMPLTHKLERLLKVRRGLAATFLALLGMVLLFTPFIMVSGSIFDGVTHSLEMLQSGKISIPGPTQRVADIPVIGDKLFEIWSLFSSNLEKAVLHFLPEIKSIAAGMAGVIGSSLATLVMFIISLAIAAGFMAHAEVVSAAIANVAVRAVGPNAKAWTNLTAATIRSVLLGVVGVAFIQSMLVGSAMFVFGIPAAGLITFVVLIFGIAQLPALIVVLPVMFYVFATKDTTPATIFSIWVLLAAVSDNVLKPMLMGRGVDVPMPVILLGAIGGMLTAGIIGLFLGAVVLAIWYELFICWLNNDKVAESGEVLVSVNSDS, from the coding sequence ATGGATAACCAATCTCAACATACTCAAAGTACACAATTTGTGAGTAATATGATGGAATCAGCCATAAAAATTGGCTTACTTATTTTTTTAATATCATGGACATATGATATTATTAAGCCGTTTGTTATCCCTATGCTATGGGGAGGGATCATTGCTGTTGCTCTAATGCCGCTGACGCATAAATTAGAGCGTTTATTGAAAGTGCGTCGGGGATTGGCGGCAACATTTTTAGCCTTACTTGGGATGGTATTATTGTTCACGCCATTTATTATGGTGTCGGGTTCCATTTTTGATGGCGTAACTCATTCTCTTGAAATGTTGCAAAGTGGTAAGATTAGCATTCCTGGGCCGACGCAAAGAGTTGCTGATATTCCGGTGATTGGTGATAAGTTGTTCGAAATATGGTCTCTTTTCTCAAGTAACCTTGAAAAAGCTGTATTACATTTTTTACCAGAGATAAAGTCTATTGCTGCAGGCATGGCAGGGGTGATTGGCAGTAGTCTGGCAACGTTAGTGATGTTCATCATTTCACTTGCTATTGCCGCTGGATTTATGGCACATGCTGAAGTTGTTTCAGCAGCAATAGCTAACGTTGCTGTGAGAGCTGTTGGACCCAATGCTAAAGCATGGACTAACCTTACTGCGGCGACGATTCGTAGTGTGCTATTGGGTGTCGTTGGAGTCGCCTTTATACAATCTATGCTAGTTGGCTCAGCCATGTTTGTATTTGGTATTCCAGCAGCTGGTCTTATTACTTTTGTGGTGTTGATTTTTGGGATAGCTCAATTACCTGCTCTGATCGTCGTATTGCCGGTGATGTTTTATGTTTTTGCAACGAAAGATACGACTCCCGCAACCATTTTTTCCATTTGGGTACTGTTAGCTGCAGTGTCTGATAACGTGCTAAAGCCTATGTTGATGGGGCGGGGTGTCGATGTACCTATGCCCGTTATTTTGCTTGGTGCTATCGGCGGCATGCTAACGGCAGGTATTATAGGGCTTTTTCTTGGGGCAGTGGTATTAGCTATTTGGTATGAGCTTTTTATTTGTTGGTTAAATAACGATAAAGTGGCTGAGAGTGGGGAGGTTTTAGTCAGTGTTAATTCAGATAGCTAA
- a CDS encoding DUF1656 domain-containing protein — protein MSLPRELAAGDVYFSPLLLVIVLAIMLAWITVVILNRTRLSRFIAFPSLTFMAITLLYVIGIDRLFLPF, from the coding sequence ATGTCATTACCTCGTGAATTAGCCGCTGGAGATGTATATTTTTCACCATTATTATTAGTGATAGTACTCGCCATCATGTTGGCATGGATCACTGTCGTAATACTCAATCGTACTCGATTATCTCGGTTCATCGCTTTTCCTTCACTGACATTTATGGCGATAACCTTGTTGTATGTAATCGGTATCGACCGTTTATTTTTACCTTTTTAA
- a CDS encoding HlyD family secretion protein produces the protein MKKILIIVFNLLIIGGALYLGYQKYQDYFNNPWTRDGQVRANIIKVAPRVSGPIVSVAIKDNQFVHKGDLLFEIDPSTYEVSLSQAEVSLAKAKVSSQGKKIEYDRLKDISLKDKGAVSHKDLVRREIAYEESLLQIKATEEQLKAAQMNLDFTKAYASVDGYVSNIDIQDGTQAVANQPLIALVDSHSFWTFAYFRESQLAKIAIGDKAMVTLMAYPDKPIDALVESIGWGIAPKDGTVGYNLLPNVNPVFQWIRLAQRIPVRIQFSEIPEGVMLRFGLSASIMVIQEEADVE, from the coding sequence ATGAAAAAAATACTTATTATTGTCTTCAACTTACTGATTATTGGTGGTGCACTCTATTTAGGTTATCAAAAATATCAAGATTATTTTAATAATCCTTGGACACGAGACGGCCAAGTTCGCGCCAATATTATCAAGGTTGCTCCTCGAGTATCGGGTCCTATTGTCAGTGTTGCCATCAAAGACAATCAGTTTGTGCATAAAGGTGATCTTTTATTTGAAATTGACCCTAGTACCTATGAAGTGAGTCTCTCCCAAGCTGAAGTGTCTCTTGCTAAAGCTAAAGTGAGTTCACAAGGGAAAAAGATTGAATATGATCGACTTAAAGATATTAGTCTTAAAGACAAAGGCGCTGTTTCCCATAAAGATTTAGTACGCAGAGAGATTGCTTATGAGGAATCTTTATTGCAGATAAAAGCAACAGAAGAGCAATTAAAAGCAGCGCAGATGAATCTTGATTTTACCAAAGCTTATGCCAGTGTCGATGGCTATGTGTCGAATATTGATATTCAAGACGGTACTCAAGCTGTCGCAAACCAGCCGTTAATTGCGTTAGTTGATAGCCATAGTTTTTGGACGTTTGCGTATTTTCGTGAGAGTCAACTGGCTAAAATTGCTATTGGTGATAAGGCCATGGTTACGTTAATGGCTTATCCGGATAAACCTATTGACGCCTTAGTTGAATCTATAGGTTGGGGGATAGCGCCTAAAGACGGTACCGTTGGCTATAATTTGTTGCCCAATGTTAACCCTGTATTTCAGTGGATAAGGTTAGCTCAGCGGATCCCTGTACGGATCCAGTTTAGCGAGATCCCTGAGGGGGTTATGCTGCGTTTTGGATTATCAGCATCCATTATGGTGATACAAGAGGAGGCTGATGTTGAATAA
- a CDS encoding porin, giving the protein MKQKIMLGLSSLLLTTSALAEINISGFASVVGGQVLEGSGIAEYGLDPTFLADYPSVGAYNEDKISFNPDTLLGLQFSADLLDGLSATMQLVARGVDNFEADFEWAYLSYNMSESWTIQAGKKRLPLYYYSDFFDVGYAYPWIRPPADNYTWQISNYTGISALYNYQLGDWSMSGQFYYGEEDSEPNKLLSEFFFGEKTREIWKDIAGIVLQFNRDWLDIRATHMQYGNERYRSDVQVIWNDGTNTRKGKFYGLSVNIEYDNVIILTELNRLTIEGTDNDTYLVTFGYRFDDLMPYVSYSDFDDGEGGEVHNTSSLGIRWDFHPSAALKIQYDDIEDNGGPDLKVAGDSTSLTVGIDVVF; this is encoded by the coding sequence ATGAAACAAAAAATTATGCTCGGTTTATCCTCTTTATTACTGACAACATCCGCACTTGCTGAAATTAACATTTCTGGTTTTGCATCTGTTGTTGGAGGCCAAGTCCTTGAAGGATCGGGTATAGCAGAATATGGTTTAGACCCTACATTTCTTGCAGATTATCCTTCAGTAGGCGCTTATAATGAAGATAAAATCAGTTTTAATCCTGATACTCTTTTAGGGTTACAATTTTCTGCTGATTTATTGGATGGATTATCCGCAACAATGCAACTTGTAGCCCGTGGTGTCGATAACTTCGAGGCCGATTTTGAGTGGGCCTATTTATCCTATAATATGAGTGAAAGCTGGACCATACAAGCAGGTAAGAAGCGTCTTCCATTATATTATTACAGTGATTTTTTTGATGTTGGTTACGCTTATCCTTGGATCCGTCCCCCAGCAGATAACTACACATGGCAAATATCCAACTATACCGGGATCAGTGCGTTATATAATTATCAGCTTGGTGACTGGAGTATGAGTGGTCAATTTTATTATGGGGAAGAAGACAGTGAGCCCAACAAACTCTTATCAGAATTTTTCTTTGGTGAAAAAACTCGTGAAATTTGGAAAGACATTGCAGGCATCGTATTACAATTTAATAGAGATTGGCTTGATATTCGTGCAACCCACATGCAATACGGCAATGAAAGGTATAGAAGTGACGTTCAGGTAATATGGAATGATGGCACGAATACACGTAAGGGGAAATTTTACGGTTTATCCGTTAACATTGAATATGACAATGTTATCATATTGACAGAATTAAACCGTTTAACGATAGAAGGAACTGACAATGACACTTATCTAGTGACGTTTGGCTATCGATTTGACGACTTAATGCCATATGTATCTTACTCAGATTTTGATGATGGCGAAGGTGGTGAGGTTCATAATACAAGCTCATTGGGTATTCGCTGGGATTTTCATCCATCAGCAGCATTAAAAATTCAATATGATGATATTGAAGATAATGGAGGCCCTGACTTAAAAGTAGCGGGAGATTCTACATCCCTTACTGTTGGGATCGATGTTGTATTTTAA